AAGCTGAGAGACATTCCTGGATTCCGGTAGAACCACAGGTTTCCCACTGTTTCTGCCACTCGGGGGCAGGGAAGGACCCTCAGAGCCTGTTCCAGCTTCTAGAAAACTCTGCCCTGTCAACAAATGTGTCTGCTTTGTGAGTCAGAAGAGGGAAGGTACATAAGCCAGCATTTCCCCTTTCCACCCACTTCCTAGAAAAATCAACGTCGGACAGAGTCTATTGCTTTTTATCTCTTCACATGAACGTGGCCCGGACGCATCCTTAAATACACTCCTGGACCTAGGAGAGCAGGAGGCAGTGCCGTGTTCAAGGCACAGGCTCTAGAATCCGGCTCCTGGGGTTCTAAGCCCAACTCTTACTCCCTGTGTGAACGTAAGCCATTTTTCCTGTGACCTTGTgtcctcattctttcttttaatttattttatttatttatttttggctgcgttgggtcttcgttgctgcgtgcgggctttctctagttgcagcgagcgggggctactcttcgttgcggtgcgcgggcttctcattgcggtggcttcaaagcacgggctcgaggcgcgcgggcttcagtagttgtgactcgcggaatcagtagttgtgtctcgtgggctctagagcgcaggctcagtagttgtggcgcacgggcttagctgctctgcggcatgtgggatcttcccggaccagggcatgaacctgtgtcccctgcattggcaggcggattcttaaccactgcgccaccagggaagtcccgtgtcCTCATTTTTAAATGGAGACAGTAATAAAGCCTTGCTGCTAGGGATGTTGTAAGGAATAAGTGAGATTATATAGGTAAAGCCCTTACATAGTAgctgattattattattgctgttgctATTATTACCACTACTATTGCTATCACTActgctattactattactatataAGCAGTCTTCAATTACTTTATGACTATTTGGGAAATCTTAAATAAAACtgggttcgggcttccctggtggcacagtggttgagagtccgcctgccgatgcaggggacgcgggttcgtgccccggtccgggaagatcccacatgctgcggagcggctgggccggtgagccatggccactgagcctgcgcgtccagagcctgtgctccccaacgggagaggccacagcagtgagaggcccacgtaccaaaataaataaataaataaaaaataaataaaactgggtTCCAAGTTCTACTGCCATGCTTCAAAACTATATTTATGCCAACATCAAAGGCACTTGGGGAAaaagagacatttttttaaatgggcagggGATGACACACATGCATGTAATAAACCTccagatttaaaaataactataaaccCTGTTCAGTGCTATCCATCTCAGAAGTCAAGAAAACATTAGAAGGAGCGATGAGTCAAAAGGTTACCTTCATCAGATAACCTACAGAGAATGTCCTGCTTTCAACAAAACCCATCTGCAAACGTAAAAAGTTGGATCATAAATCCATGTGGCTCTTCCATTCAGAAGATCTCATGGAAAGAACCCAGTTTGACAGCATGAGTTAGAGTCGCCATACATCTCCAAAATTAAGATTTTAGCTAAATTCTCTCCGCCTGGGATAGAACTGCTGTCACTGCTCTGGATATGAGTATGTATGTCTTTCGTTATGAGCGGTGGAAACATAAGAGGCGGACATGACTGCCTCTCaggctatttttaaatgttggctcatTTCACAGCTGCTGGCATAGCTTTGTTCAGTGATTTAAGTCTCACTCCTCTGGCCATAGTGAATCACATCTGTGTTTGTACAGCgtttctcctttcttccattcACTGACTGTATCTCTGCCTGTGAGTGTGTAAGTTTACTCTGCTCTGCGTAATTTTCAGGTGACGAGGTTTTATCTGAGcagtagaaattagaaaatatatacaggAAACATATCTGTAAGGGCACATGTTTCACGCACGTATGCCAACTAGAGTATGTCTTAAACATGTACATGCATGATCAGGTTACACCGGACAGTGTGGTTTAATCAGGAACGTGCTCCGCCCACTTGCCAACCACTACCAAGTCTACTGAACAAAAGAACTAGCCCACTGTTGATGTATATCcaaaattcaaaaacacacagaaaCGGCTCTTAATGTGTGCCAAAAAGagcttctccctcctcccaagcCAATTGTGAATACACTGAAATACACTTACGTGGCATAAAAACATACGACCAAGACGTTCTCCATACTGAATTAGGCAGTTTATTAGGCTCCTAATGTCCATGTTTAGAACGTGAACATGGACTGACATGCATTGTCTCATGTTGTGGCTCTTACATGCTTGTAGGCTTTCAGTCAGCTGGGCCTTTGATTCTATTTGTCAGTAAATTGACAGTTAGCTCAATGTGAGTAAATGATAAACACAGAATGATACACAAGCCGTAGCAAGAAATCCCACCCAATACCATCtaccttttgtttttcaaaaatcataTCACAACTCTCTCTTGTAAAGAATAAATTTCAGAGCAAGGCATTTAATTCACCTCACTGCAGAAAATAAAGACGTTTCTATCACTCCAGAGCGATGAAATGTCCACCTATGGCTGAAAAGTACACcctgagaattaaatgatttgGACAAACCCACTGAGGTTTATAAAGCTGTGTTAACCTAACGTCGGTAAGGGACTCGAGGTACCGGCACAAACGTCCCTgctcattttgctgtgcagttcTCCAAGGATGCCGTGTTATAAACACCCTCGTTGTCTTCAATGCTTGAAGCGTCTGTGGCATCGGCGTCACTCACCACGATGCCCACAGAAGAGAGACTGGTGATGAAGGCATGCATCCGCTGGGCATAAATGTCCCTGATGTTGAAGTAAGGGAGCTCGTGACACTTCTCTGGCGGGTCCTCACCACACTGGTCCACATCAATGTCCTTTTGCTTCTGGTAGTACTTGGAAAACTTGTTGAAGATAATGGTGATGGGAAGGGCCACCACCAAGATCCCACAGACGATGCACGTGCTGGCGATTAGCTTCCCAGCCAAGGTGACGGGGTGGGTGTCTCCGTAGCCCACGGTGGTCATGCTGATGGTGGCCCACCACCAGCAGACAGGGATGCTGGTGAGGCTGGACGCGTGGTCATCTTTCTCCACAGAGTAGATGAGCACAGAGAAGATGGAAATGCCCACCGACAGGAAGAGAAGCAGCAGCCCAACTTCGTGGTAGCTATGCCTCAGGGTGGCCCCAAGAGACCGAAGCCCTACCGAGTGCCGGGCGAGCTTGAGGATGCGGAAAACCCGCATGAGCCTAAGGATCTGGACCACCTTGCCCATGTTCTCAATGTCCTCACTCTCTTCCTTCTTGGTGTCCACAGCCAGCGTGGCATAAAAGGGAATAACGGAGACGAAGTCGATTATGTTCAGAGGGTTCTTCCAGAATTTCTTCTGGCAGGGAGCGGCCACCAGCCGGATGGCCAGCTCGACGGTGAACCAGGCAATGCACGCGATCTCGACGCCTTCCAGCACGGGGTCGTCCACCTCCCCGTCCTCGTTCTGGAACTCCGACATGCTGTGGACGCACATGGCCACGATGGAGGCCAGCACCACGCTCAGGGAGGAGACGGCGATGAGCTTGGCCGACAGGCAGTAGGCCGGGTTTTCCGTGCGGATCCAGATCTTCTTCCGGAGCTGACCGAATCGCAGCTTGTCAAACTTCTCCAGCTCCTTCTCGAACAGAGACGACTCTTCGAACGAGGAGTCGGTACTCACCTCGTCGCTTTTCTGGTCCCAGTCCTTCTCGTGGCTCTCCTCCTTGCGCTCCTGGTAGCGATTACTGCAGCAGGAATCGAGGAAGAGCTCGTTGATGCCCCAGTACTCGATCTCCTGGCAGAACGAGAACACGCACAGCTCCTCCATGACGTGCAGCTTTCCCGTGTAATAGAAGTTCAAAACGTATCTGAACAGCGAGGGGTTCCGATCAAAATAGTACTCTTTATCGGCCACGCTGTAGTCGTCGCACAGTTCCAGGATGGCCTCTTCCGAGTGGCAGCGGAGCAGCTTCCCGAGTCTGGTGTGAGGAAAGCGCAGCAGGGTGCCCTGGTCGATGGACTGTTTAAAGCCCCCCACGTTCAAGTGGACCAGTTCCTTGTCTTGTCCAGGGTGGTGGAAAATCTCACCAAACACCATGGTGAATACAGGCGGTGGAGAGCTGGCTGGGAAGGGAGACAGAGTTCACGCTGGACCTGGAAGGAACGTAAGACGGCATTTAGCCCTGTCCCATGCAGCCAGCCGTGCCAAGCTTATTTTTAATCTGCCCTTTCCAGGATGATGGGCTACAttgaaagcaaaacagaaaacggGGGCGGTGGGGAGAATACGCTATCCCCTTTTTGATTGGAAGAGAATCGACACAAaacaggtttttggtttttgtagttttttttttttgttttttttttgttttttgttttttggtttttatttgcggtatgcgggcctctcaccgttgtggcctctcccgttgcggagcacaggctccggacgcgcaggctcagcggccacggctcacgggcccagccgctccgcggcacgtgggatcttcccggaccggggcacgaacccgcgtcccctgcatcggcaggcggattctcaaccactgcgccaccagggaagcccggttttcgttttttaaaaaaaatgggtttACATATCCATTTTTTGGAAAAAGACCGCTGTATCATTTTTATGAACCCCAATtcctatttctctattttttagcCGTCCAAAattacctcccactcccccaaaaGCAATGCATTTGGGATCACTTACACAATACAAGCAACTCCAGTCTCAACCGCGAGGCTTCCTCATTTGGAAATGCTCAATCCAGAGGTGACAGGCTATTTGCTGCCCGGCTTGTAGCTCATCTCTCCTGGCCCCTAGGGCTTGGTCGTGCACCCTCACGAACAGCTCTCTCCTCTGCTCTGCACCTCCTCCACAGCCCACGCAACCCTGGGGGCTCAGCTCAGCTCTTACAAAAGATGTAGGTTTCCTCTTACTCTCCAATGTTTCACTCCGTTTAGAAAAAGCTCTATTCCCCACGTTTCCATGTGGACAATCAAGAGGATACAATTATCTCCCTGTCCCTAAGTATCTTACAAGATATAGTTACACTTCATGGGATGGGGTTTCAGGTACATCCACAAGGGAAGAAACCGACTTAGGGAACCTTTGCAAGTTAACTGCACTATCAGTTTCCGGACCCGAACAGGCTCCtctgccacctcctcccctcccttcacaGTCTCCCACACACTCCCAATCTATGACACCCAAGTCTATACCGGCCCAGCACACACAGGCTATTTTATTCTTGACACTAACCAAGATGTACCAGAACCATttctcagagagaaaaataatagattttgaCCATCATCCAATAGAATGACGCTTCCTCAGAGCCAATGATGCAAATAAAGGAAAGGTAGGAAACTGTCAGTATTTATACTGAGTCCCAACCGAGTATTAGtagatgttttgtttttattacgtCTTTTAATCCTCCCGGTACTATAAGGTAGGTGTATAGGAAAATAGATATTCAGAGAAGTTGAGTAGAGCCACGATTTAAACCCAGGTTGGATTAAACCCCAAGCCCATGCTATTTCCACTACACACATCCCCCCCAtcccttcctattttttttttccttattataatCTAATAACCCAATGTGGGAAGTGTTATAACAGAAATGAGTCAAGCATCTTTGGGTTGATTGAGAGAAGAACAATGACCTCTGTCTGGAGAAGGTCCATGGCAGAGGTTCTATTCAGGTCAAAAGTTAAAGgtttaatgggcttccctggtggcgcagtggttgagaatccgcctgccgatgcaggagacacgggttcgtgccccggtccgggaggatcccacatgccgcggagcagctgagcccgtgagccatggccgctgagcctgcgcgtccggggcctgtgctccgcaacgggagaggccacaacagtgagaggcccgcgtaccgcaaaaaaaaaaaaaaaaaaagttaaaaggttTAAGCAGAGCTGAGCAAAGAGGGAAAAGGACATTCCCAACCGAGGGTATCAAAAGGTGGGCACAAGCCAGACTATAAAGAGACGTGTGTATCAATCTAAAGAGTCTAGACTTGATCCTGTAGGTAAGACCACTAAATCCTCTGAATCAATAAGCGGGCATGGCTATATCTGTGACTGTAACTTGGAAAGACCCCACTGACAGCAGGAGGGAAGACTGCTGGTGCGAATGGCTGGAGCCAAGGAGGTAGGGCTTCAATAGAATAGGtgagagggggcttccccggtggcgcagtggttgagagtccgcctgccgatgccggggacgcgggttcgtgccccggtccgggaggatcccacgtgccacggagcggctgggcccgtgagccatggccgctgcgcctgcgcgtccggagcctgtgctccgcaacgggagaggccacgcccgtgtaccgcaaaaaaaaaaaaaatagaataggtgAGAGGACCCAAACTCATACAGCAGGGGTGTATCTAAAGTGACAAATTCAAAAGTTTATAAAGTGGAATTGACAGGACTTGGTGATTGATTGGAAGGAAAAGATAAGGAAGTGGAAAGTCAAAACACAAAAGGGTGTGTTTTCTACCCTGCATTAGTGGGTGACATCATTAGAGGAAACGTAAAGGTCAAGGAGGAATTTCTTGCCCTTATGTTTATGGAAAGCCAAATCTGTCGGCGAGACAAGAGATTCCTCCTCTGAAAAGGATACCCCAGAGGACGCAGCCTGAAAGCACAGCCCTCTGCCATCCACCCTAGGAGGAAGCCTAGTGTCATAAGGAATACATGGCCATTTGCTCTGGACTCACCAACACTGAATGTGTGCCCATGAAACCAGAGACCTCAGCCTGGCATGGCAAAACGCTTCAGAGATTTGCTGACCTCTTTAaaagacttgatttttttctgcctctgctttctatttttagttagaGATCTTCTCTGAAGGGCCTAAATCAGAGCTTATGGCTTGGTCCAAATATTTATGGAACCTCAGAATGCTTTCAGAGGCTCTCATGAGCCTCTGAAAGCAGGCTTACGCTCATGGCAAGTAGAGTAGTACAATGTTTCAAGGAAGTAGTTTTAGCTAAGCTAGCGTTAAGGCTTTAATGGACATTATCTCCTGGCGGATTATTTTTTATCTCCTTGGCTCTCCTGGAAACCCACAATGGTAGAGAGCCACTGTCTGCCTTCATGATACCACCTGCTCGAGTCAGTCTCAGTCAGAGGTGTGCCATCCATGTCCTGTTTCACAGGCACTTCTCCAAAGACCAATGTTATCAACCATAATATCCGTCTTCTTGCTCTGTCCTCCTTGCTCTGCACTGACTCCATGCCAGTAAAAGAGAGCCCATTCTGAGGTCCACTCATTCTTCGAAGTCTAATGACGAAAGCAACACACATCATTAAACCAGGGATCTCTTGTGGTGGGtctttcagaagaaagaaaaaggaaagcatcTCTGGATCAGATCAAATGCTTCAGCTCAGAGGGCAAGATGAGATTCTCTGCGTCACGGCGGCCAGAGTACAGTGTTGATTTCTTTGGCTGTGTCTGGCCCATAGCAGCCTATGGAGGGCAGGGAAAAAGAAGACGCCCACCTTTACAGACTCTGTAGCAAGGTTCCCTTACATCCAGCTAGTCCCTGGCCAATTACAAACAGTCCTTACATCATGTGCTCCTCACGATTACCTTGGGATTTTGCGGATGAGGAAGCAGGATCAGAAGAGATGAATGGGCATCATGCAGCTGTTAAGGGTTAGAGCAAAACCCAAGCCAGGGCTCCTTAGGCCAACCCCTCTGCTCTCCAGCGTGCTGGCTCCCACATCCAAAGTGGCATAAGAAAAGCAGACCCTGAACATCATTATTTACAAGATTCCAATATTCAGGCCAGCATTTATTTAACAGCCGTCATTTACTCCCATTCAGAAAATACTTGCTGCATCAAAGGtatatctatttaatatatagtatatattttatatatgaagttatatgtaaatgtacatataaagggatgtatattatatacacatatacccaCACTTAGTgtgaaccatatatatatataaatatatatatttaactatgCACACACTAAATAAAAACATGGGTCAATTCCTCTATGAGTGAGAAAAACTTCTCTAATTGTgactaaaaatatagaaaagaataaCCAAAAAATTTTTGAttacataaaagtaaaatttggggTATGGAAAAGCATGCCATAAGCaatgttaaaaaagagaatatgggagaaaatatttgctacttACATCACAGACAAGTGGTTAATATACctagacagagaagaaaaaagagaacaatatAGAAAAACGGACCAGATATGAACAGACAGTTCacggaaaaaaatgcaaatgggtcttaaaacaggaaaaaaaaaaggtccacctTGCTCATAGTAAGATAAATGCACATTAAACTTATGGTGCAGTATCGTATCCAataccaaaatggaaaaaaaaatccaaaaattggGCTACAGACTCTATTATCAAGTATATGGGGAAGCAAACACTTTCACAGACTGGGAATACAAAATGAAAGGGAATCTTATGAAGGGGAATTTGGACATATCTAGCAAAACTGCCcacaaaataggagaaaatatttgcaaagcatatatctgataggggtctagtatccagaataggatttttttttaaaaaactcttacacctcaacagtaaaaagacaaatgggcaaaggattttatagacatttctccaaagatatataaatgaccaaaaagtacatgaaaagatgctcaatatcattagtcattaggaaaatacaaatcaaaatcacaatgaattACCACTTCACAATACTAGGATGGTTATAatcaaaaagtaataataatacaatattgtattgtGTTATAATACAAtaactgttggtgaggatgtggagaaattggaaccctcaagCATTATGGGTAGCcatttggaaaacagtgaaggaatgatagaattaaAATCTCACCATTTTGCAACTCATAATGAAATAACGGATCTGGGCAATGATCATGAATGGCTGCTAAAACCCAGATAAAAAGCTGACGGGGAGCTTCATTACTGGTAGATCAGAGGAGTAATACTTGAGCCCACTGATCAAGCCTGGTGTAACGAAAAGAGACAACAAGATAGAATGTGCCTCctgatggaaatatatacacaatGCTGAACTATATCAGCCCCCAAAACGTCAGACCTGAATTTGATCTAGCCTCTAGATCTACCAGTTGAAATAAAACAGAGATTTCAGAGGAACATGTTCAAAGACAGCATAGGGATGCAATCAGCAAAAACCAGACTGTGGGAAATTATACAACACAAATGACATGGATCAAATACATGACATATCAAATAATCCAGCATGTGGCTTTGTATGGATAGTGACTTGAGCTAGccagatgcttttaaaaatacatatgaaaatcAGGGACATGTGAACGCTAAACTAGACACCTGatgacataaaataataataactgtcaGTTTTTCAATGTGCTAATGGTATTGTAATTATGCTCTCAAAAAGAATCTTTATCTTTTGGAAATATACACTAAGATCTTATGGATAAAATTATACTGCATTTAggattcatttcaaaataatccATTGATGTGGGGTTGGAGGGGACAGGGTGGAGGCACTGACATACAAGATGGCCATGAATTAATAATTACGACAATCGTTGCAGCTGAGTGATGGGTGCAGAGGAGGTTAATGCA
This DNA window, taken from Kogia breviceps isolate mKogBre1 chromosome 11, mKogBre1 haplotype 1, whole genome shotgun sequence, encodes the following:
- the KCNS3 gene encoding potassium voltage-gated channel subfamily S member 3, which translates into the protein MVFGEIFHHPGQDKELVHLNVGGFKQSIDQGTLLRFPHTRLGKLLRCHSEEAILELCDDYSVADKEYYFDRNPSLFRYVLNFYYTGKLHVMEELCVFSFCQEIEYWGINELFLDSCCSNRYQERKEESHEKDWDQKSDEVSTDSSFEESSLFEKELEKFDKLRFGQLRKKIWIRTENPAYCLSAKLIAVSSLSVVLASIVAMCVHSMSEFQNEDGEVDDPVLEGVEIACIAWFTVELAIRLVAAPCQKKFWKNPLNIIDFVSVIPFYATLAVDTKKEESEDIENMGKVVQILRLMRVFRILKLARHSVGLRSLGATLRHSYHEVGLLLLFLSVGISIFSVLIYSVEKDDHASSLTSIPVCWWWATISMTTVGYGDTHPVTLAGKLIASTCIVCGILVVALPITIIFNKFSKYYQKQKDIDVDQCGEDPPEKCHELPYFNIRDIYAQRMHAFITSLSSVGIVVSDADATDASSIEDNEGVYNTASLENCTAK